A genomic segment from Bacteroidales bacterium encodes:
- a CDS encoding ATP-dependent Clp protease ATP-binding subunit codes for MKARFSPKISDILTYSREEAVRLGNEIVTTDHLFLGIIRDGDSEALHILNAFPIDLTDIRKKIESNLKKDEPLHMNEMEQLPVSKGVERILKLMNLEAISLKSKEIDTIHMLLAILKDETCYTTNLLSEYSLNYEVIKTMLQGETPRMQSDEGDDDDDKNLFGSSRNNPGGQGKSSNSDTPFLDNFGIDLTKAAEEGRLDPIVGREMEIERLSQILSRRKKNNPVLIGDPGVGKSAIVEGLATRIIQRKVSRILFDKRIVALDLAAIVAGTKYRGQFEERIKAILSEISKNPNIILFIDEIHTMVGAGGATGSLDAANMLKPALARGDIQCIGATTLDEYRQYIEKDGALERRFQKVIVDPTSIEETITILNNIKERYEDHHSVIYSKEALEACVKLTHRYITDRLLPDKAIDAMDEAGSRVHIKNIKVPESLTKLEEELEKVRTEKQNAVKQQKFETAARLRDTERSLQTKIQEEKEKWEQDMYKNRQTVTEENVAEVVAMMTGVPVQRIAQSEGNRLLNMFEEIKGKIIGQDEAIQKIVKAIQRNRAGLKDPNKPIGTFIFLGPTGVGKTQLAKVLAEYLFDNSENLIRIDMSEYMEKFSVSRLVGAPPGYVGYEEGGQLTEKVRRRPYSVVLLDEIEKAHPDVFHILLQVLDEGRLTDSLGRRVDFRNTIIIMTSNIGTRQLQEYGRGVGFETKARKESFNIQAKSIIENALKKTFAPEFLNRIDDVILFNSLTREDINKIIDIELEGLLNRVKQLGYEIKLTPKAKEYIAEKGFDVQFGARPLKRALQKYLEDPLAEAIIKHQPKAGDILMVGYSQKNEELTFKIVSDAKAVGNSDEE; via the coding sequence ATGAAAGCAAGATTTTCACCCAAAATTAGTGACATATTAACTTATAGTCGCGAAGAGGCTGTTCGATTAGGTAACGAAATTGTTACTACCGATCATTTGTTTTTAGGTATTATTCGCGATGGCGATTCTGAAGCACTTCATATTCTCAATGCTTTTCCAATCGATTTGACAGATATTCGAAAAAAAATAGAAAGCAATTTAAAAAAAGATGAACCACTCCATATGAATGAAATGGAACAATTGCCGGTTTCAAAAGGAGTAGAAAGAATATTAAAATTAATGAATTTAGAAGCAATATCACTCAAAAGCAAAGAGATTGATACCATTCACATGCTACTAGCCATTTTAAAGGACGAAACATGTTATACTACAAATCTTTTATCTGAATATTCCCTTAATTACGAAGTAATAAAAACGATGTTGCAAGGCGAAACGCCTCGAATGCAATCGGACGAAGGTGATGATGATGATGATAAAAATTTGTTTGGCTCATCGCGCAATAACCCTGGTGGACAAGGAAAGAGTAGTAATAGCGATACTCCTTTTTTAGATAATTTTGGTATCGATTTAACTAAAGCAGCCGAAGAAGGACGCCTTGATCCTATTGTAGGCAGAGAAATGGAAATTGAACGCTTATCACAAATATTAAGTCGTAGAAAGAAGAATAATCCTGTTTTAATAGGAGACCCTGGTGTTGGTAAGTCGGCAATAGTCGAAGGTCTTGCCACGCGTATAATACAACGAAAAGTATCACGTATTTTATTTGATAAACGTATTGTAGCTTTAGACTTAGCTGCAATTGTTGCTGGTACCAAATACAGAGGACAGTTTGAAGAGCGTATCAAAGCTATATTGAGTGAAATTTCAAAAAATCCCAATATCATTTTATTTATTGACGAAATTCATACAATGGTAGGTGCTGGAGGTGCCACCGGTTCGCTCGATGCTGCCAATATGCTTAAACCCGCTTTAGCCCGTGGTGATATTCAATGTATTGGTGCTACCACTCTTGATGAATACCGTCAGTACATCGAAAAAGATGGTGCTTTAGAACGTCGCTTTCAAAAAGTTATTGTCGATCCGACCTCGATAGAGGAAACCATTACTATTCTTAATAATATTAAAGAACGATACGAAGATCATCACTCCGTTATATATTCAAAAGAAGCATTAGAAGCTTGTGTAAAATTAACCCATCGTTATATTACCGACCGTCTGCTGCCCGATAAAGCAATTGATGCTATGGACGAAGCCGGTTCACGCGTTCATATTAAAAATATTAAAGTTCCAGAAAGCTTAACAAAGTTAGAAGAAGAACTTGAAAAAGTTAGAACTGAAAAACAAAATGCAGTTAAGCAACAAAAATTTGAAACTGCTGCAAGACTCAGAGACACCGAACGCTCGTTGCAAACCAAAATTCAGGAAGAAAAAGAAAAATGGGAACAAGATATGTATAAAAACCGTCAAACGGTTACCGAAGAAAATGTGGCTGAAGTTGTAGCTATGATGACCGGTGTTCCTGTTCAGCGTATTGCTCAATCAGAGGGGAATCGCTTGCTTAATATGTTTGAAGAAATAAAAGGTAAGATAATTGGTCAGGACGAAGCTATACAAAAAATAGTTAAAGCTATTCAACGCAATAGAGCTGGATTAAAAGATCCAAATAAACCCATTGGCACTTTTATTTTCCTTGGTCCTACCGGTGTTGGGAAAACACAATTAGCTAAAGTTCTTGCCGAATACTTATTTGACAACAGCGAAAACCTTATTCGCATTGATATGAGCGAGTATATGGAAAAATTTAGTGTTTCGCGTTTAGTTGGAGCGCCTCCGGGATACGTTGGATACGAAGAAGGTGGACAATTAACCGAGAAAGTGCGTCGCCGTCCTTATTCTGTTGTGCTACTTGACGAAATTGAAAAGGCTCATCCCGATGTATTTCACATTTTACTACAAGTTCTTGATGAAGGCCGACTAACAGATAGCCTTGGGCGTCGTGTTGATTTTAGAAATACTATTATTATTATGACCAGTAATATTGGTACTCGTCAACTTCAAGAATACGGTCGCGGTGTGGGTTTTGAAACTAAAGCCAGAAAAGAATCATTTAATATACAAGCAAAAAGCATTATTGAAAATGCTTTAAAAAAGACTTTTGCTCCCGAATTTTTAAATCGAATTGACGATGTTATTTTATTTAATTCACTTACTCGTGAAGATATTAATAAGATTATTGATATTGAACTTGAAGGCTTATTAAATAGAGTAAAACAATTAGGATACGAAATAAAATTGACACCCAAAGCAAAAGAATATATTGCCGAAAAAGGGTTCGATGTTCAATTTGGTGCTCGTCCACTAAAACGTGCATTACAAAAGTATCTCGAAGATCCATTAGCAGAAGCAATCATTAAGCATCAACCTAAAGCCGGCGATATTTTAATGGTAGGATATAGTCAAAAAAATGAAGAATTGACATTCAAGATAGTTTCAGATGCTAAAGCTGTCGGAAATTCTGATGAAGAATAA